The following proteins are encoded in a genomic region of Penaeus chinensis breed Huanghai No. 1 chromosome 10, ASM1920278v2, whole genome shotgun sequence:
- the LOC125030003 gene encoding zinc finger CCHC domain-containing protein 10-like yields MPVGAGGLLSSKPKLSAESVRCQKCLEFGHWTYECKGKRKYVHRDSRTSVLNKRMKQEKQEQQVEHLKTLALQKKKKEKREKREKKEKKEKKKKEDSDSSDSDSSSSSSSSSSSSSSSSSDSDSDSDSSSSSSSSSSSSSSSSSSDSSLSSDSSSSEEQRKKKKKKKDAK; encoded by the exons AAAGCTTTCAGCAGAAAGTGTACGTTGTCAGAAGTGCTTGGAATTTGGCCATTGGACCTATGAGTGCAAAGGCAAAAGGAAGTATGTGCACAGAGACTCACGTACGTCTGTACTTAACAAACGGATGAAACAAGAGAAACAGGAGCAACAGGTAGAACACTT aaAAACATTGGcattacagaaaaagaaaaaggagaaaagggagaaaagggagaaaaaggagaaaaaggagaaaaagaaaaaggaggacagTGATTCAAGTGACTCAgattcctcgtcttcgtcttcttcgtcatcatcttcgtcttcatcttcgtcatcagattctgattctgattctgattcatcATCCAGTTcatcttcttcatcgtcatcttctagCTCCTCAAGTTCATCAGATTCCTCCTTGTCTTCAGATTCTTCAAGCTcagaagaacagaggaaaaaaaagaaaaagaagaaagacgccAAGTGA